The Couchioplanes caeruleus nucleotide sequence GGGACGAAGAAGAAGAGCAAGACGCGGCGGCTGTGGATCGCCATGTGGGCGTTCTCCGGCGGCACCGGCGTGCTCTGGGCCGGCGGCGCCGCCTACCGGATGATCACCGAGGACCCGATCACGTACGCGCCGCTGTTCCTGACCGGCATGTTCTTCCTGACGATCACGGCGCAGGCGGTGCTGGTCGACCCGGAGCACGACCGCGCGGAGGTGCTCTAGGTGCGCACCCGGCACCTGCTGATCGGCTCGGTGATGTCCGCCGTGGCCGTCCTCGAGTTCGCCGTCGCCCAGAACATCACCTTCCACGCCGCCCCGGCCGGTCCCGGCAAGGGCTCGGCCTCCGGCGCCGCGGCCCCGGCCCCGCTCCCGCCCGTGTACGACGTCAAGCCCCTGCTGCGGCCCGACGGCAAGTTCCTCGGCGTCTCGCTGGACGGCGACCCGACGGCCGTGGACAGCGTGAAGGCGTACGCGAAGCGCATCGGCAAGCAGCCCAACATGCTCACGGTCTTCGAGAGCTTCGACGACCAGTTCGCGGCGTCGCAGGTGCGGACGGCGTACCAGCAGGGTGCGCTGCCGGTGGTGCGCTGGGAGCCGTTCAACGCCAAGCTCGCCGACATCGCCGCGGGCAAGCACGACGCGTACATCACGGCGTTCGCCAAGGAGATCCGGCGGGTCAACGTGCCCGTCGCGCTGACCTTCGCGCACGAGATGAACGGCAACTGGTACCCGTGGGGCGCGAAGAAGGTCAAGCCCGGCGTGTACGTGGCCGCGTGGCGTCACCTGCACCAGCTCTTCGAGGCCGCCGACGCGCGCAACGTCATCTGGACGTGGACCCCCAACGTGATCAACCCGGTGCCCTCGGTCAAGCTCAAGCCGCTCTACCCCGGCGACAAGTACGTCGACTGGATCGGCATCGACGGCTACTACACCCACCGCGGCAAGCACACGTATGCGGAGCTGTTCGGGCCGACCAAGCGCGCGGTGCG carries:
- a CDS encoding glycoside hydrolase family 26 protein, producing the protein MRTRHLLIGSVMSAVAVLEFAVAQNITFHAAPAGPGKGSASGAAAPAPLPPVYDVKPLLRPDGKFLGVSLDGDPTAVDSVKAYAKRIGKQPNMLTVFESFDDQFAASQVRTAYQQGALPVVRWEPFNAKLADIAAGKHDAYITAFAKEIRRVNVPVALTFAHEMNGNWYPWGAKKVKPGVYVAAWRHLHQLFEAADARNVIWTWTPNVINPVPSVKLKPLYPGDKYVDWIGIDGYYTHRGKHTYAELFGPTKRAVRRFTDKPFLIVETGGEPGSERPGWIRDLARGVARDDDMLGFVYFNQNGSARWKIDADSAAQRAMRDRVDDKTFGFTVR